A genomic region of Jaculus jaculus isolate mJacJac1 chromosome 10, mJacJac1.mat.Y.cur, whole genome shotgun sequence contains the following coding sequences:
- the Bet1 gene encoding BET1 homolog, translated as MRRAGLGEGAPPGSYGNYGYANSGYNACEEENERLTESLRSKVTAIKSLSIEIGHEVKNQNKLLAEMDSQFDSTTGFLGKTMGRLKILSRGSQTKLLCYMMLFSLFVFFVIYWIIKLR; from the exons GTGAAGGAGCACCTCCTGGTAGCTATGGGAACTATGGCTATGCCAATAGTGGGTATAATGCCTGTGAAGAAGAAAACGAGAGACTTACTGAAAGTCTGAGGAGCAAAGTAACTGCTATAAAATCT CTTTCCATTGAAATAGGCCATGaagttaaaaatcaaaataaactatTAGCTGAAATG GATTCACAGTTTGATTCTACAACTGGATTCCTAGGTAAAACTATGGGAAGACTGAAAATTTTATCCAGAGGGAGCCAAACCAAATTACTGTGCTACATGATGCTGTTTTcgttgtttgtcttttttgtcATTTACTGGATCATTAAACTGAGGTGA